The following are encoded together in the Desulfomicrobium apsheronum genome:
- a CDS encoding helix-turn-helix domain-containing protein — protein MLELTKTLRTDGLVVISAAIPADRVDAVARAIVDAVEANIPADEVFPESTPGRVLAGARGLRGMTQAALAAVIGVHKSHISGMERGARPIGKGMAKKLGEALDMNWKVFLG, from the coding sequence ATGTTGGAACTCACAAAAACGCTCCGTACTGACGGTTTGGTGGTCATCAGTGCCGCCATCCCCGCTGATCGCGTCGATGCCGTGGCCAGGGCCATCGTGGACGCGGTAGAGGCCAATATTCCGGCCGACGAGGTGTTCCCCGAGTCCACTCCGGGCAGGGTGCTGGCCGGGGCGCGAGGTTTGCGCGGGATGACCCAGGCTGCCCTGGCCGCCGTCATCGGCGTGCACAAGTCGCATATCTCCGGAATGGAACGCGGAGCCCGTCCCATAGGTAAGGGCATGGCCAAAAAGCTGGGCGAAGCTCTGGACATGAACTGGAAAGTGTTTCTGGGCTGA